A stretch of Dama dama isolate Ldn47 chromosome 22, ASM3311817v1, whole genome shotgun sequence DNA encodes these proteins:
- the LOC133043374 gene encoding olfactory receptor 9K2-like has product MGDRETRNHSEVTDFILVGFRVRPELHILLFLLFVLVYAMILLGNIGMMVIIMTDPRLNTPMYFFLGNLSFVDLFYSSVIAPKAMINFWSESKSISYAGCVTQFFLFALFIVTEGFLLAVMAYDRFIAICHPLLYTVQMSTCLCVQLVAGSYFCGCITSVLQTSMTFALSFCASRTIDHFYCDIRPLQRLSCSDLFTLKMVSFTFSVLIVFPTIIVIIVSYLYIVSTVLKIPSTEGRQKAFSTCSSHLGVVSVLYGAVSFVYLTPDTFPELSKVASLCYTLLTPMLNPLIYSLRNKDVKEALYKLLEKKSTIL; this is encoded by the coding sequence ATGGGTGACAGAGAAACACGCAACCACTCAGAAGTGACTGACTTCATTCTTGTTGGCTTCAGGGTCCGCCCAGAGCTCCACATTCTCCTCTTCCTGCTATTTGTGCTTGTCTATGCCATGATCCTTCTAGGGAACATTGGCATGATGGTCATTATTATGACTGATCCCCGGCTGAACACACCAATGTATTTCTTCTTAGGCAACCTGTCCTTCGTTGATCTCTTCTATTCTTCTGTTATTGCACCCAAGGCTATGATCAACTTCTGGTCTGAGAGCAAGTCCATCTCCTATGCAGGCTGTGTGACTCAGTTCTTTCTCTTTGCCCTCTTCATTGTGACTGAGGGatttctcctggcagtcatgGCGTATGACCGCTTCATTGCCATCTGCCATCCTCTCCTCTACACTGTCCAGATGTCAACATGTCTCTGTGTTCAGTTGGTGGCTGGTTCCTATTTTTGTGGCTGCATCACCTCAGTTCTTCAGACAAGCATGACATTTGCTTTATCCTTTTGTGCTTCTAGGACCATTGACCATTTTTACTGTGATATTCGCCCCCTGCAGAGACTATCTTGTTCTGATCTCTTCACCCTTAAAATGGTTTCTTTCACCTTCTCTGTCCTCATTGTCTTCCCTACCATCATAGTTATTATTGTTTCTTATTTGTACATTGTGTCCACAGTTCTAAAGATACCCTCCACCGAGGGACGTCAGAAAGCCTTCTCCACTTGTAGCTCCCACCTGGGAGTCGTGAGTGTACTCTATGGTGCCGTCTCCTTTGTGTACCTCACTCCTGACACATTTCCTGAGCTCAGTAAAGTGGCCTCCTTGTGTTACACCCTGCTCACTCCCATGTTGAATCCTCTGATTTACTCTCTGAGAAACAAAGATGTCAAAGAAGCGCTATACAAACTTTTGGAGAAGAAAAGTACTATTCTGTGA
- the LOC133043375 gene encoding olfactory receptor 9K2-like, with amino-acid sequence MGDRGTTNHSEMTDFILVGFRVRPELHILLFLLFVLIYTMILIGNVGMMVIIMTDPRLNTPMYFFLGNLSFIDLFYSSVIAPKAMINFWSESKSISFAGCVTQFFLFALFIVTEGFLLAVMAYDRFIAICNPLLYTVQMSTRLCAQLVAGSYFCGCISSVLQTSMTFTLSFCASRTIDHFYCDDRPLQKISCSHLYIHKLVSFFLCSIIILPTIIVIIVSYMYIVSTVLKIPSTEGRKKAFSTCSSHLGVVSVLYGAVFFMYLTPDRFPELSKVASLCYTLLTPMMNPLIYSLRNKDVKEALRKSLEKRYFNSVFTVM; translated from the coding sequence ATGGGTGACAGGGGAACAACCAACCACTCAGAAATGACTGACTTCATTCTTGTCGGCTTCAGGGTGCGCCCAGAACTTcacattcttctctttctgctattTGTGCTTATCTACACCATGATCCTTATAGGAAATGTTGGCATGATGGTCATTATTATGACTGATCCTCGCCTGAACACACCAATGTATTTCTTCCTAGGCAATCTTTCCTTCATTGATCTCTTCTATTCTTCTGTTATTGCACCCAAGGCTATGATCAACTTCTGGTCTGAGAGCAAGTCCATCTCCTTTGCAGGCTGTGTGACTCAGTTCTTTCTCTTCGCCCTCTTCATTGTGACTGAGGGGTTTCTCCTGGCAGTCATGGCGTATGACCGCTTCATTGCCATCTGCAATCCTCTCCTCTACACGGTCCAGATGTCAACACGCCTCTGTGCTCAGTTGGTGGCTGGTTCCTATTTTTGTGGTTGCATCAGCTCAGTTCTTCAAACCAGCATGACATTTACTTTATCCTTTTGTGCTTCTCGGACCATTGACCATTTTTACTGTGATGACCGTCCACTTCAGAAGATTTCTTGTTCTCATCTCTATATTCATaagttggtttcttttttcttatgcaGCATTATCATTTTGCCTACCATAATTGTCATTATTGTGTCCTACATGTATATTGTGTCCACAGTCCTAAAGATACCCTCCACCGAGGGGCGAAAGAAAGCCTTCTCCACTTGCAGCTCCCACCTGGGAGTCGTGAGTGTACTCTATGGTGCTGTCTTTTTTATGTATCTCACTCCTGACAGATTTCCTGAGCTCAGTAAAGTGGCCTCCTTGTGTTACACCCTACTCACTCCCATGATGAATCCTTTGATTTACTCTCTGAGAAACAAAGATGTCAAAGAAGCTCTGAGGAAGAGCCTAGAGAAAAGATACTTTAATTCTGTTTTTACAGTGATGTAA